One Kitasatospora sp. NBC_01266 genomic window carries:
- a CDS encoding SAM-dependent methyltransferase → MPQETTPELKVTAEEVGDWYDQFGEIYHQTLGESVHCGLWFPPDEPHPGSLDLVDLSSQAQDRYTDYLIRTLNPQAGHHVLDIGCGTGRSALRLTEQRGAKVTGVAVSKAQIERANQLARSHGLTDRLVFEHADAMRLPYPDETFDSAWAVESICHMDRAKALNEAWRVLRPGGDLLVLESVLTEELTEAETAVFDGMLASNLPLRLPEFFALVDQAGFRTLELKDLSANLAMTMNVMELVCHDRREDFIQRFGAEFTETVLAGLPRARTIVARKTRFFLLLLRKPLA, encoded by the coding sequence GTGCCGCAAGAGACCACCCCCGAACTCAAGGTCACCGCCGAAGAGGTGGGCGACTGGTACGACCAGTTCGGCGAGATCTATCACCAGACTCTCGGTGAGAGTGTGCACTGCGGTCTGTGGTTCCCCCCGGACGAGCCCCACCCCGGCAGCCTGGACCTGGTCGACCTGTCCTCGCAGGCCCAGGACCGGTACACCGACTACCTCATCAGGACCCTCAACCCGCAGGCCGGCCACCACGTCCTGGACATCGGCTGCGGCACCGGGCGCTCGGCCCTGCGCCTGACCGAACAGCGCGGCGCCAAGGTGACGGGCGTGGCCGTCAGCAAGGCCCAGATCGAGCGTGCCAACCAGCTCGCGCGCAGCCACGGCCTCACCGACCGGCTCGTCTTCGAGCACGCCGACGCCATGCGACTCCCGTACCCGGACGAAACCTTCGACAGCGCCTGGGCGGTGGAGAGCATCTGTCACATGGACCGGGCGAAGGCCCTGAACGAGGCCTGGCGGGTGCTGCGCCCCGGCGGGGACCTCCTGGTCCTGGAGTCGGTTCTGACCGAGGAACTCACCGAGGCCGAGACCGCCGTGTTCGACGGGATGCTGGCCTCCAACCTGCCGCTGCGGCTGCCGGAGTTCTTCGCGCTGGTCGACCAGGCCGGCTTCCGGACACTGGAGCTCAAGGACCTGTCGGCGAACCTGGCGATGACCATGAACGTGATGGAACTCGTCTGCCACGACCGGCGGGAGGACTTCATCCAGCGCTTCGGAGCGGAGTTCACCGAGACGGTGCTCGCCGGCCTGCCACGGGCACGCACCATCGTCGCGCGCAAGACCCGCTTCTTCCTCCTGCTGCTGCGCAAGCCGCTCGCGTAG
- a CDS encoding MbtH family protein gives MANPFENDDAQYCVLVNDEGQHSLWPAAIEVPAGWVARFGPSPREACLAHVEENWTDMRPLSLVREMDALS, from the coding sequence ATGGCCAATCCATTTGAGAACGACGACGCCCAGTACTGCGTTCTGGTCAACGACGAGGGACAGCACTCGCTCTGGCCTGCGGCGATCGAGGTGCCGGCCGGCTGGGTGGCGCGGTTCGGCCCGTCGCCGCGCGAGGCGTGCCTCGCCCATGTCGAGGAGAACTGGACCGACATGCGCCCGCTCAGCCTGGTCCGCGAGATGGATGCGTTGTCCTGA
- a CDS encoding nitroreductase family deazaflavin-dependent oxidoreductase → MPLSGEYQPSPDQFVSDQVALYESSGGTEGTTLEGAPVVILTSLGAKSGKLRKTPLIRVEHQGAYAVVASQGGAPKHPTWYHNLVAHPQVEFQDGTVRREMTARQVEGAERELWWSRAVEVWPDYAEYRTMTDRVIPVFVLEPTAGTN, encoded by the coding sequence ATGCCTCTCAGTGGCGAATACCAGCCCAGCCCGGACCAGTTCGTGAGCGACCAGGTCGCACTGTACGAGAGTTCCGGGGGCACCGAGGGAACGACCCTGGAGGGCGCGCCCGTTGTCATCCTCACCAGCCTCGGGGCCAAGAGCGGCAAGCTCCGCAAGACCCCGCTGATACGGGTGGAGCACCAGGGAGCGTACGCCGTGGTGGCCTCGCAGGGCGGCGCACCCAAGCATCCCACCTGGTACCACAACCTGGTCGCGCACCCGCAGGTCGAGTTCCAGGACGGCACCGTGCGGCGGGAGATGACGGCCCGCCAGGTCGAGGGCGCGGAGCGGGAGCTGTGGTGGTCCCGCGCGGTCGAGGTCTGGCCGGACTACGCCGAGTACCGGACGATGACGGACCGGGTGATCCCCGTCTTCGTGTTGGAGCCGACAGCTGGCACCAACTGA
- a CDS encoding DUF1214 domain-containing protein: protein MDTLYSIAWLDLSTEPQVLQIPPGQQTPLNPNLDGSYDIAVQYGDPSPNPDPENPSPNWLPIPRRGEFSLTLRQYVPQTDPIWAPPTLTPLPPSSGE, encoded by the coding sequence ATGGACACCCTCTACTCCATCGCCTGGCTCGACCTGAGCACCGAACCCCAGGTCCTGCAGATCCCCCCGGGTCAGCAGACCCCCCTGAATCCCAACCTGGACGGCTCCTACGACATCGCCGTCCAGTACGGCGACCCCAGCCCCAACCCCGACCCCGAGAACCCCTCGCCCAACTGGCTCCCGATCCCCCGCCGCGGCGAGTTCTCCCTCACCCTGCGCCAGTACGTGCCCCAGACCGACCCCATCTGGGCCCCGCCGACCCTGACTCCGCTGCCCCCGTCGAGCGGCGAGTAG
- a CDS encoding NUDIX domain-containing protein, giving the protein MESLRQAVAVIAHNREEASIATIHYAANGWSTTPAWTIPGGKVEVGERLDEAAARELREETALVVEPADLRLAHTVQVRQGWDGKGPFLLSVFLATAWQGELTNTEPDKHLTVAWSPQTRLPLPMFPTSHAALSAYLSGGRGFSTHGWDQDFNPRTLVVDHGGGRSD; this is encoded by the coding sequence GTGGAGAGCCTGCGACAGGCCGTTGCCGTGATCGCCCACAACCGCGAGGAGGCGAGTATCGCCACGATCCACTACGCGGCGAACGGCTGGAGCACGACGCCGGCCTGGACCATCCCCGGCGGCAAGGTCGAGGTCGGCGAACGCCTCGACGAGGCCGCGGCCCGCGAGCTGCGGGAGGAGACCGCTCTGGTCGTCGAACCAGCGGACCTGCGCCTGGCGCACACGGTCCAGGTCCGGCAAGGCTGGGACGGCAAGGGCCCCTTCCTGCTGTCCGTCTTCCTCGCCACCGCCTGGCAGGGCGAGTTGACGAACACCGAGCCGGACAAGCACCTCACCGTCGCCTGGTCGCCGCAGACCCGGTTGCCGCTGCCGATGTTCCCGACCTCCCACGCCGCCCTCAGCGCCTACCTGTCCGGCGGGCGGGGCTTCTCCACCCACGGCTGGGACCAGGACTTCAACCCACGGACCCTGGTGGTGGATCATGGAGGCGGCAGATCCGATTGA
- a CDS encoding uracil-xanthine permease family protein, with translation MAGFGWKLHGDGRSPAPGAVVKPDERLSWGRTIGLGAQHVVAMFGATFVAPVLMGLNPNLAVMVSGVATIFFLLVTGGRIPSYLGSSLSFVGVAAVIKAQGGDAATLTGAMLVVGAVLVACGAAVRAAGARVIHAVLPPVVTGAVVMLIGFNLAPVTAGTYWPQDQWTALLTMLFTGFALVVLRGFWSRIAIFLGLVFGYLISWVFDRVFGKIHAVNGAGAVTDHWRLDLSGVSRAQWLGLPTLHAPSFSAAAVLVALPVVVALIAENAGHVKAVGEMTGDPLDDRMGVAIMADGAATMISTSVGGPATTTYAENIGVMAATRVYSTAAYWCAAGFAILFGLCPKFGAVVAAIPGGVLGGITVVLYGMIGLLGAQIWVHNRVDLTNPLHLVPVASGLIIGIGNVSLKFTADFSLSGIALGTLVILIGYHVLRLMAPAYMKQQQSPLLDAGTSEYDSGSSDR, from the coding sequence ATGGCGGGCTTCGGCTGGAAGCTGCACGGTGACGGCAGGAGCCCCGCGCCCGGTGCGGTGGTCAAGCCGGACGAGCGGCTGAGCTGGGGGCGCACCATCGGGCTCGGCGCTCAGCACGTGGTGGCGATGTTCGGTGCGACCTTCGTGGCACCGGTCCTGATGGGGCTCAATCCCAACCTGGCCGTGATGGTCTCCGGTGTCGCGACCATCTTCTTCCTGCTGGTGACCGGCGGGCGGATCCCCAGCTACCTCGGCAGCAGCCTCTCGTTCGTCGGTGTGGCCGCCGTGATCAAGGCCCAGGGCGGTGACGCCGCGACACTCACCGGCGCCATGCTGGTGGTCGGGGCGGTGCTCGTGGCCTGCGGCGCGGCGGTCAGGGCGGCGGGCGCGCGGGTGATCCACGCCGTGCTGCCGCCGGTCGTGACCGGCGCGGTGGTGATGCTGATCGGCTTCAACCTGGCACCGGTCACCGCCGGGACGTACTGGCCGCAGGACCAGTGGACGGCACTGCTCACCATGCTGTTCACCGGCTTCGCCCTGGTGGTGCTGCGCGGCTTCTGGTCGCGGATCGCGATCTTCCTGGGCCTGGTCTTCGGGTACCTGATCTCCTGGGTCTTCGACCGGGTCTTCGGGAAGATCCACGCCGTCAACGGGGCCGGCGCGGTGACGGACCACTGGCGGCTCGACCTCTCCGGCGTGAGCAGGGCCCAGTGGCTCGGCCTGCCCACCCTGCACGCCCCGAGCTTCTCCGCCGCCGCCGTGCTGGTGGCACTGCCCGTCGTGGTCGCGCTGATCGCCGAGAACGCCGGACACGTCAAGGCGGTGGGCGAGATGACGGGTGACCCACTGGACGACCGGATGGGCGTGGCGATCATGGCGGACGGCGCCGCCACCATGATCTCCACCAGCGTCGGCGGCCCGGCCACCACCACCTACGCCGAGAACATCGGTGTGATGGCCGCGACCCGGGTCTACTCCACCGCCGCGTACTGGTGCGCCGCCGGTTTCGCGATCCTCTTCGGCCTCTGCCCGAAGTTCGGCGCGGTGGTCGCCGCGATCCCGGGCGGCGTGCTGGGCGGGATCACCGTCGTCCTGTACGGCATGATCGGCCTGCTCGGCGCCCAGATCTGGGTGCACAACCGGGTGGACCTGACCAACCCGCTCCACCTCGTCCCCGTGGCGTCCGGTCTCATCATCGGCATCGGCAACGTGTCCCTGAAGTTCACCGCCGACTTCTCGCTCAGCGGCATCGCCCTGGGCACCCTGGTCATCCTGATCGGCTACCACGTGCTGCGCCTGATGGCCCCGGCCTATATGAAGCAGCAGCAGTCGCCGCTGCTGGATGCGGGAACCAGCGAGTACGACAGCGGTAGCTCGGACCGCTGA
- a CDS encoding serine/threonine-protein kinase, with protein sequence MEAQAGQVIGGRYRLIDSLGAGGFGRVWRAEDEALRVQVAVKELRIPNQLAADERANYLVRAEREARNAARLRHHRNIVTVHDIFDVDGSPWIVMQLVEGTSLAETLKARERLTPAEAEALARSLLNGLEAAHEAGIIHRDVKPANVLLGRDGEILLADFGIAVDPRDPRLTSTGAVFGTPGYTAPERWLGAPSSASGDLFSLGVTLYEAVEGVRPFPDTDPFASLRQAPRPPEQAGRLGPLLDALLNGDPARRPTIAEARAMLVEPDTHPRTVLDPAGARREEKPSDVHEFEAQWTGQEPLADYSHTVPRKGASPRASAITAAACAGGGGLLLGVGLYYLPSPPMNSGWDAAVSIGPAALFLALLFAFNGIAIARQHARTERSLASREPWSLHVGPRAIRTVTSEGRREFRRDQIKRVTVREIEGAGPHAFTGIHVQLTEFSASLADLRPAGWPYPPQNGPGRRTREYLGSSTPPSRTRLYPVCVLGPMTETQRVALDAALEQYSR encoded by the coding sequence ATGGAAGCGCAGGCCGGGCAGGTGATCGGCGGCAGGTACCGGCTGATCGACTCCCTCGGGGCAGGAGGCTTCGGCCGGGTCTGGAGGGCAGAGGACGAGGCTCTGCGGGTCCAGGTCGCGGTCAAGGAGTTACGGATACCGAACCAGCTCGCTGCGGACGAGCGGGCAAACTACCTGGTCCGAGCCGAGCGCGAGGCGCGCAATGCGGCCCGGCTGCGGCACCACCGGAACATCGTGACGGTACACGACATCTTCGACGTCGACGGTTCACCCTGGATCGTCATGCAACTGGTCGAGGGCACCTCGCTCGCCGAGACGCTGAAGGCCAGGGAGCGGCTCACCCCGGCCGAGGCCGAGGCCCTGGCCCGCAGCCTCCTGAACGGCCTGGAGGCCGCGCACGAGGCGGGCATCATCCACCGCGACGTGAAGCCCGCGAATGTCCTGCTCGGCCGGGACGGCGAGATCCTTCTGGCGGACTTCGGCATTGCCGTCGACCCCCGCGACCCCCGGCTCACCTCGACGGGGGCCGTGTTCGGCACCCCCGGCTACACGGCGCCCGAGCGCTGGCTCGGCGCGCCCAGCAGCGCTTCGGGTGACCTCTTCTCTCTCGGCGTGACCCTGTACGAAGCAGTCGAGGGCGTGCGCCCCTTCCCCGATACCGACCCATTCGCCTCCCTCCGTCAGGCGCCTCGCCCGCCCGAGCAAGCGGGCCGCCTGGGTCCCCTCCTCGACGCCCTGCTCAACGGCGATCCGGCACGACGACCCACCATCGCCGAAGCCCGCGCCATGCTCGTGGAACCCGACACGCACCCCAGGACCGTGCTGGATCCGGCGGGAGCCAGAAGAGAGGAAAAGCCTTCGGATGTCCACGAGTTCGAGGCGCAGTGGACCGGTCAGGAGCCGCTGGCGGACTACAGCCACACGGTTCCCCGGAAGGGGGCGTCCCCGAGGGCCTCAGCCATCACGGCGGCGGCCTGCGCGGGCGGTGGTGGCCTGCTGCTGGGTGTCGGGCTGTACTACCTGCCGTCGCCGCCCATGAACAGTGGCTGGGACGCCGCCGTGTCGATCGGGCCAGCCGCGCTCTTCCTGGCGCTCCTGTTCGCGTTCAACGGCATCGCCATAGCCCGTCAGCACGCCCGGACCGAACGCTCACTGGCGAGCCGGGAGCCCTGGTCACTCCATGTGGGCCCGCGCGCCATCCGAACCGTGACCTCCGAGGGACGACGCGAATTCCGCCGGGACCAGATCAAGCGGGTCACGGTCCGCGAGATCGAGGGAGCCGGGCCGCACGCCTTCACCGGGATCCACGTCCAACTCACGGAATTCTCTGCGTCACTGGCAGACCTGCGGCCGGCCGGGTGGCCCTACCCGCCGCAGAACGGACCGGGGAGGCGCACGAGGGAGTATCTCGGATCGTCGACGCCGCCGTCCAGGACGAGGCTCTATCCGGTCTGCGTCCTGGGCCCGATGACGGAGACTCAGCGCGTGGCACTGGATGCCGCCTTGGAGCAGTACAGCCGTTAG
- a CDS encoding helix-turn-helix transcriptional regulator, which yields MSTESDIREFLATRRAKITPQQAGLPAYGGTRRVPGLRREEVALLAGVSIDYYVRLERGHLAGASEEVLDAIAGALQLDDAERAHLYDLARAVAHRPARRTKRTRGPIPDSVLRVLDSMTDSPAFIRNGRLDILAANQLGRALYSPLYTGSAKEPVNIARFQFLDSRGHDFFPQWEDSLNTTVSLLRTEAGRAPHDNELTGLIGELVTRSEEFRTAWAKHNVRLHHTGCKSFHHPAVGDITLDFDAMELPAQPGLTLTAYTTAPGTPDHDSLRLLAAWAATEADQPAETPTPSHKNQ from the coding sequence GTGAGCACCGAGAGCGACATCCGCGAGTTCTTGGCCACCCGCCGCGCCAAGATCACCCCCCAGCAGGCCGGCCTGCCCGCCTACGGGGGCACCCGGCGCGTGCCCGGCCTGCGCCGCGAGGAAGTCGCCCTGCTCGCCGGCGTCAGCATCGACTACTACGTCCGCCTGGAACGCGGCCATCTCGCCGGAGCCTCCGAAGAAGTCCTGGACGCCATCGCGGGTGCCCTGCAACTCGACGACGCCGAACGCGCCCACCTGTACGACCTGGCCCGCGCTGTCGCCCACCGACCCGCGCGCCGCACCAAGCGCACCCGCGGCCCGATCCCCGACAGCGTCCTGCGCGTCCTGGACTCCATGACCGACTCCCCGGCCTTCATCCGCAACGGCCGCCTCGACATCCTCGCCGCCAACCAACTCGGCCGCGCCCTGTACTCCCCCCTCTACACCGGCTCCGCCAAGGAACCGGTCAACATCGCGCGCTTCCAATTCCTCGACTCACGCGGCCACGACTTCTTCCCGCAGTGGGAAGACTCCCTGAACACCACTGTTTCGCTGCTGCGCACCGAGGCCGGACGTGCCCCGCACGACAACGAGCTGACCGGGCTCATCGGCGAACTCGTCACCCGCAGCGAGGAGTTCCGCACCGCCTGGGCCAAGCACAACGTGCGTCTGCACCACACCGGCTGCAAGTCCTTCCACCACCCCGCCGTCGGCGACATCACCCTCGACTTCGACGCCATGGAACTTCCCGCGCAGCCAGGCCTGACCCTCACCGCCTACACCACCGCGCCCGGCACCCCCGACCATGACTCGCTACGACTCCTCGCCGCCTGGGCCGCCACCGAAGCAGACCAACCCGCCGAAACACCCACCCCCAGCCACAAGAACCAGTGA
- a CDS encoding collagenase: MRQLFRLPRIVAVLAAASTAVAGFAATPSFAAPTVKTGQQVTQAAANRGIPPTGSTLGANTDAATQAQRLAPAQLPPRSPRSAAPKAPAPKPAASRAGAAAAVTSCTPADFSSRTGSALVSFIEGSSQDCISSLFLTSGSDAAGVFKESQMLAVASGYQSAASSYTGDNSTGSYQLEYFLQAGYYVQYYDPTDVGPYDASLTGAVQAGLDALVASPHFTDVSDGNGQVGGEAMILSDSANLQARYINTYKQVLNGYNSSYDSSWYMVNFVNSVYTPIFRGHQNPAYVAAVTADPSLITTLDSFALNHKDLLGTSNSFLASNAGLEAARFIEHPALIATVRPLIKGLMDISSITGPTSALWVGVAGMAAYYDPTNCSDYGVCNLPQQLKAAALPISYTCDSTHSILAQSLTAADLSAVCTSLENEDGFVHNLVKDNGPIPGQYESSLQMVVFASPQDYQTYAGGIYGVSTNNGGITLVGDPTNPTNQPISLTYQNGNDGFTAGIWNLNHEYTHALDGRYDLKGNFTQQTVVPDVWWIEGVAEYVSYTYRNVTDTGAVAEAPKHTYALSTLFQNTYQNSDQTRTYPWGYLAVRYMVEKHPDVIQNMLSHFRTGDYTGGYAVYNSIGTAYDADFNTWLDACAAGACVVGGTPTAAFTAAPSAQTVQFTDQSTEAGTGSISSWAWNFGDGTSSTGQNPSHTYTAAGTYTVSLTVTDTNGKTNSITQSVTVSSLTACTATDTRVLDQDCFRANQSATAGNLDYYYIYLPAGTTTLKINSTTGTGTAYLLYNPNTWATPSAYTNGSTNNGTTDQSLTVTNTTAGYRYISLYAQTTFSGVTISTQY, translated from the coding sequence ATGCGTCAGCTATTTCGGCTGCCCAGAATCGTGGCTGTGCTCGCCGCCGCGAGTACGGCCGTCGCCGGGTTCGCCGCCACCCCGAGTTTCGCCGCCCCCACGGTGAAAACCGGTCAGCAGGTCACCCAAGCCGCTGCCAACCGGGGCATACCCCCGACCGGCAGCACCCTCGGCGCGAACACCGACGCCGCAACCCAGGCCCAGCGCCTCGCGCCCGCCCAACTCCCGCCGCGCTCCCCGCGGTCCGCCGCCCCCAAGGCGCCCGCACCCAAGCCCGCCGCGTCCCGGGCCGGCGCCGCAGCCGCCGTCACCTCCTGCACTCCGGCCGACTTCAGCAGCCGCACCGGCTCTGCCCTGGTCAGCTTCATCGAGGGCTCGAGCCAGGACTGCATCAGCTCGCTCTTCCTCACCAGCGGCAGCGACGCCGCCGGGGTGTTCAAGGAGAGCCAGATGCTGGCCGTGGCGAGTGGCTACCAGAGCGCCGCCTCCTCCTACACCGGCGACAACTCCACTGGCAGCTACCAGTTGGAGTACTTCCTGCAGGCCGGCTACTACGTCCAGTACTACGACCCCACCGATGTCGGCCCCTACGACGCCTCGCTCACCGGCGCGGTGCAGGCCGGCCTCGATGCCCTCGTCGCCAGCCCGCACTTCACCGACGTCAGCGACGGCAACGGCCAGGTCGGCGGCGAGGCGATGATCCTCAGCGACAGCGCCAACCTGCAGGCCCGCTACATCAACACGTACAAGCAGGTGCTGAACGGCTACAACAGCTCGTACGACTCCTCCTGGTACATGGTGAACTTCGTCAACTCCGTGTACACCCCGATCTTCCGCGGCCATCAGAACCCGGCCTACGTCGCCGCGGTCACCGCCGACCCGAGCCTGATCACCACGCTGGACAGCTTCGCGCTGAACCACAAGGACCTGTTGGGCACCAGCAACTCCTTCCTGGCGTCCAACGCCGGCCTGGAGGCCGCCCGGTTCATCGAGCACCCGGCCCTGATAGCCACCGTCCGTCCGCTGATCAAGGGCCTGATGGACATCTCCTCGATCACCGGCCCGACCTCCGCGCTCTGGGTCGGCGTCGCCGGCATGGCCGCCTACTACGACCCGACCAACTGCTCCGACTACGGCGTCTGCAACCTGCCGCAGCAGCTCAAAGCCGCGGCGCTGCCGATCAGTTACACCTGCGACTCGACCCACAGCATCCTTGCCCAGAGCCTGACCGCGGCCGACCTGTCCGCCGTCTGCACCAGCCTGGAGAACGAGGACGGCTTCGTCCACAACCTGGTCAAGGACAACGGCCCGATCCCCGGCCAGTACGAGAGCTCGCTGCAGATGGTGGTCTTCGCCTCCCCGCAGGACTACCAGACCTACGCGGGCGGGATCTACGGCGTGAGCACCAACAACGGCGGCATCACCCTGGTCGGCGACCCGACCAACCCCACCAACCAGCCGATCTCGCTCACCTACCAGAACGGCAACGACGGCTTCACCGCCGGCATCTGGAACCTCAACCACGAATACACCCACGCCCTGGACGGCCGCTACGACCTGAAGGGCAACTTCACGCAGCAGACCGTCGTCCCGGACGTGTGGTGGATCGAGGGCGTGGCCGAATACGTCTCGTACACCTACCGGAACGTGACCGACACCGGCGCGGTGGCCGAGGCCCCGAAGCACACCTACGCGCTCAGCACGCTCTTCCAGAACACCTACCAGAACAGTGACCAGACCCGCACCTACCCGTGGGGCTACCTGGCCGTCCGATACATGGTCGAGAAGCACCCGGACGTGATCCAGAACATGCTCAGCCACTTCCGCACCGGTGACTACACCGGCGGCTACGCGGTCTACAACTCCATCGGCACCGCCTACGACGCCGACTTCAACACCTGGCTGGACGCCTGCGCCGCCGGCGCCTGCGTGGTGGGCGGCACCCCGACCGCCGCCTTCACGGCCGCCCCCTCTGCCCAGACCGTCCAGTTCACCGACCAGTCCACCGAGGCCGGCACCGGCAGCATCTCCTCCTGGGCCTGGAACTTCGGCGACGGCACCAGCTCCACCGGCCAAAACCCGTCGCACACCTACACTGCGGCCGGCACCTACACCGTCAGCCTCACCGTGACCGACACCAACGGCAAGACCAACAGCATCACCCAGTCCGTGACCGTCAGCAGCCTCACCGCCTGCACCGCCACCGACACCCGGGTGCTGGACCAGGACTGCTTCCGCGCCAACCAGTCCGCGACCGCCGGCAACCTGGACTACTACTACATCTACCTGCCGGCCGGCACCACCACCCTGAAGATCAACAGCACCACCGGCACCGGCACCGCCTACCTGCTCTACAACCCCAACACCTGGGCCACCCCGAGCGCCTACACCAACGGCTCGACCAACAACGGCACCACCGACCAGAGCCTGACCGTCACCAACACCACCGCCGGCTACCGCTACATCAGCCTCTACGCCCAGACCACGTTCAGCGGCGTCACCATCTCCACCCAGTACTGA